In the genome of Salvelinus sp. IW2-2015 linkage group LG25, ASM291031v2, whole genome shotgun sequence, one region contains:
- the LOC111952073 gene encoding LOW QUALITY PROTEIN: putative pre-mRNA-splicing factor ATP-dependent RNA helicase DHX32 (The sequence of the model RefSeq protein was modified relative to this genomic sequence to represent the inferred CDS: inserted 2 bases in 1 codon), with amino-acid sequence MAQGITIGEKYWEDRVAFETEGAGQEHVEYDDVLELNTFDGLPYSSRYYTLLKERMSLPVWKTKCDFMDKLANKQFVIVSGTAKTGRSCQIPQWCAEFCLSVQYQNGMVVCTQDHRQHTVDLALRVADEMDVNIGHEVGYSIPLETCCSGDTVLRYCTSDMLLREMMSDPMLEHYGVIVIDQAHERTVSTDVLLGLLTDIALQRPELRVVLLTATHPGPKLLGHYRNVPLIQLEGVCSAEAVYTGTSHKDYFCSALRLVLEIHHSQEEGDIVVFLATTQEIDLARDILRREEVNISPHLGELLPISVHPGLGGTLPMPSEEDGRCRRVFLTSSPNEDLFWAVHMLNFVIDAGVQKRNVYNPRIRANSVAIQPISRSQAESRKQLVGPTGKSFCLYPEDTPLPSETRPHILESDITSTVLFLKRMDIGGLGRCDFIDRPDPEGLMQALEELDYLAALDEDGNLSEIGIIMSEFPLEPQMAKTLLASCEFDCVSEVITIAAMLAAPSCYLVPSMELRLEASVSXLKFQHPEGDHFTLINIYKAFKQNQQEPFVSVEKWCQDYFLSLSALQMADAIHSELTDILRRIELPVSMPSFGSKGNIINIKRALLAGFFMQVARDVDSSGNYFMLTHKHVAQIHPLSAYGTKTPKLGLPEWFLFHEYTFSEDNCIRTVSHISPEEFIQMAPQYFFFNLPTSESKDILQNILDRGAEHYKAKKIKKSPSLDSIPEVTASCVIQ; translated from the exons ATGGCGCAGGGCATAACAATCGGAGAGAAGTATTGGGAGGATAGAGTAGCCTTCGAAACAGAAGGAGCAGGTCAAGAACATGTGGAATATGATGATGTTTTGGAGTTGAATACATTTGACGGACTACCCTACTCCTCTCGATATTACACATTACTGAAGGAAAGGATGTCTCTCCCAGTTTGGAAAACCAAGTGTGATTTCATGGACAAGCTGGCCAACAAGCAGTTTGTTATTGTCTCTGGCACTGCAAAAACTGGCAGAAGCTGTCAG ATCCCCCAGTGGTGTGCAGagttctgcctgtctgtccagtACCAGAATGGCATGGTGGTGTGCACCCAGGACCACAGGCAACATACAGTGGATCTGGCCCTGCGTGTAGCTGATGAGATGGATGTCAACATTGGTCATGAAGTGGGCTACAGCATCCCCCTAGAGACATGCTGCTCTGGTGACACTGTTCTCAG GTACTGCACTAGCGACATGCTGCTCAGAGAGATGATGTCAGACCCCATGCTGGAGCACTACGGTGTCATCGTCATTGACCAGGCCCATGAGAGGACGGTCAGTACAGACGTTCTGCTGGGTCTGCTCACAGACATCGCCCTGCAGAGGCCCGAGCTCCGTGTGGTGCTCCTCACAGCTACACACCCAGGACCCAAACTACTGGGCCACTACAGGAATGTCCCACTGATCCAGCTGGAGGGCGTGTGTTCAGCGGAGGCGGTGTATACTGGTACCAGCCACAAGGACTACTTCTGCTCTGCCCTGCGACTGGTTCTGGAGATACACCACTCCCAAGAGGAAGGGGACATAGTCGTGTTTTTGGCCACAACTCAA GAGATAGATCTTGCCCGCGATATCCTCCGTCGCGAGGAGGTCAATATATCTCCACATCTAGGGGAACTTCTTCCTATCTCGGTGCACCCTGGGCTGGGTGGGACTCTGCCCATGCCAAGTGAAGAGGACGGCCGGTGCAGAAGAGTCTTCCTCACCTCCAGTCCAAATGAAGACCTCTTTTGGGCTGTGCACATGCTGAACTTTGTCATCGATGCCGGTGTCCAGAAAAGAAAT GTTTATAACCCTAGGATCAGGGCGAACTCAGTCGCCATTCAACCTATCAGTAGGAGTCAAGCAGAGAGCCGCAAACAGCTTGTAGGACCAACAG GGAAGAGTTTCTGTCTGTACCCAGAGGACACACCCCTGCCCAGCGAGACACGCCCCCACATCCTGGAGTCTGACATCACATCCACCGTGCTCTTCCTGAAGAGGATGGACATCGGTGGCCTGGGCCGCTGTGACTTCATCGACAGGCCAG ATCCTGAAGGTCTGATGCAGGCTTTAGAGGAACTGGACTATCTAGCAGCCCTGGATGAGGATGGGAACCTGTCGGAGATCGGCATCATCATGTCTGAGTTCCCCCTGGAGCCCCAGATGGCCAAGACACTACTTGCCTCCTGCGAGTTTGACTGTGTCAGCGAGGTGATCACCATCGCCGCCATGCTGGCAG CACCAAGCTGCTACCTGGTCCCCTCAATGGAGTTGAGGCTAGAGGCCTCTGTGTC CCTTAAGTTCCAGCACCCAGAAGGAGATCACTTCACCCTAATCAACATCTACAAGGCTTTCAAACAGAACCAGCAGGAGCCCT TTGTCAGTGTGGAGAAGTGGTGTCAGGACTACTTCCTGAGTCTGTCTGCCCTGCAGATGGCTGATGCTATTCACTCTGAGCTGACTGACATCCTGAGGAGGATAGAGCTGCCTGTCTCCATGCCTTCCTTTGGTTCCAAGGGAAACATCATCAACATCAAGAGAGCGCTGTTAGCCGGCTTCTTCATGCAG GTGGCGAGGGATGTGGACTCATCAGGGAATTATTTCATGTTGACGCACAAACACGTGGCCCAGATTCACCCTCTCTCTGCCTACGGCACCAAGACGCCCAAACTGGGCCTGCCGGAGTGGTTCCTCTTCCATGAGTACACCTTCTCAGAGGACAACTGCATTCGCACCGTGTCCCACATATCACCAGAGGA gTTCATTCAGATGGCTCCACAGTACTTCTTCTTTAACCTGCCTACCAGTGAGAGCAAGGACATCCTCCAGAACATCTTAGACAGGGGAGCTGAACACTACAAAGCAAAGAAGATTAAAAAGAGCCCCAGCCTAGACAGCATACCAGAAGTCACAGCCAGTTGTGTCATACAGTGA
- the fank1 gene encoding fibronectin type 3 and ankyrin repeat domains 1 protein, which yields MTNPGSHKPFKAPTPPVIGKVSHHSIDLSWETEENEPRTGSPEKWTRFSVEEMDPKSHTYGTIYVGYSSHHTVESLEPSTSYKYRLRITRPTGESLYSPAVSVSTTREPMSGKNLHRAVNMNDEEDMTRVLESGTVSVNVNDKHGFTPLMVSAQKGFARLVHKLVEHGADVNMKNGSGKDSLMLACFFGHLDIVKYLRRFGATWQSQDMGGCTPLHWAADGGHLAVIAYMIQDGCELNVRDTVSHWTPLMRVSAVSGNPAVASLLIRAGADVNTRDKDGKTPLMVAVLNNHEELVQLLLDSGADHDVKNEFGSGAAEMAKAFGREVMYFSISITVVLYATVIVNI from the exons ATGACAAATCCAG GCAGCCATAAACCATTCAAGGCACCGACTCCTCCTGTCATTGGTAAAGTGAGTCACCATAGCATTGACCTGAgctgggagacagaggagaatgaACCACGGACGGGCTCACCAGAGAAATGGACCCGCTTCTCTGTAGAAGAGATGGACCCCAAATCCCACACATATGGGACTATCTATGT TGGGTACAGCAGTCACCACACTGTAGAAAGTTTGGAGCCCAGCACGTCCTATAAGTACAGACTGAGAATCACAAGACCAACTGGGGAGTCCCTCTACAGCCCGgctgtgtctgtctctaccaCAC GTGAGCCTATGAGTGGGAAGAACCTCCATCGTGCTGTCAACATGAATGATGAGGAGGACATGACCAGAGTGTTGGAGTCTGG GACAGTCAGTGTGAACGTCAATGACAAACACGGCTTCACTCCTCTCATGGTGTCTGCACAGAAAGGCTTTGCCAG ACTGGTTCACAAATTGGTAGAACACGGTGCAGACGTGAATATGAAGAACGGTAGTGGGAAAGACAG TCTGATGCTGGCATGTTTCTTTGGCCACCTGGACATAGTGAAGTACCTGAGGAGATTTGGGGCCACGTGGCAGTCCCAGGACATGGGGGGCTGTACCCCCCTCCACTGGGCAGCTGACGGAGGACACCTTGCTGTCATAGCCTACATGATCCAGGATGGCTGTGAA TTGAACGTTAGGGACACCGTGTCCCACTGGACTCCTCTGATGAGGGTGTCAGCGGTCAGTGGGAACCCAGCGGTGGCCTCTCTCCTCATCAGAGCCGGGGCTGATGTCAACACCAGGGACAAGGATGGCAAAACACCACTTATG GTGGCAGTGTTGAACAACCATGAGGAGCTGGTGCAGCTGTTGTTGGACAGTGGGGCCGACCACGATGTGAAGAACGAG TTTGGGTCAGGGGCAGCTGAAATGGCAAAGGCCTTTGGAAGAGAGGTAATGTATTTCTCCATATCCATTACTGTTGTGTTATATGCTACTGTTATAGTGAATATATGA